The Streptomyces sp. NBC_00670 genome window below encodes:
- a CDS encoding MFS transporter, with translation MRPSPAPVSTPATGLRRLTRTLYGYAFLDEFVLLYPVYALLFSDTGLSVRQISSLFALWSLTGVVLEVPSGAWADATSRRRLLALAPLLTAAGFALWVLVPSYASFAVGFVLWGAGGALGSGTLAALVYDELERLDAAGRYAGLMGRARACGLVAVMAAMALAGPVFARGGYLAVGTASVLTCLLAAGTATRFPEHRTPAAGADRWTATLRAGLDEARADRSVRGALLLVPAVTAVFGALDEYTPLLVRATGVAAPTVPWYLLLIWAGATAGGLLAKPGSRLGSRGLAALLAGAACALGVGAASGSRAGLALVALAFGGLQLAVVLADARLQRRIEDTGRATLTSVAGFGSELTTVAVYAGYGALATAAGHATAFAWGAAPYLLTAALLATVGRPRKARNESP, from the coding sequence ATGCGCCCTTCGCCCGCGCCCGTCTCCACCCCCGCCACCGGCCTCCGGCGGCTCACGCGCACCCTCTACGGCTACGCGTTCCTCGACGAGTTCGTGCTGCTCTATCCGGTGTACGCGCTGCTGTTCAGCGACACCGGGCTCTCCGTCCGGCAGATCTCCTCGCTCTTCGCGCTGTGGTCCCTCACCGGCGTCGTACTGGAGGTCCCCTCCGGCGCCTGGGCCGACGCCACCTCCCGGCGCCGGCTGCTCGCGCTCGCCCCGCTGCTCACCGCCGCCGGCTTCGCCCTGTGGGTGCTCGTCCCCTCGTACGCCTCCTTCGCCGTCGGCTTCGTGCTGTGGGGCGCCGGGGGAGCGCTCGGCTCCGGCACCCTGGCGGCACTGGTGTACGACGAGCTGGAGCGGCTCGACGCGGCCGGCCGGTACGCCGGGCTCATGGGCCGCGCGCGTGCCTGCGGACTGGTGGCCGTCATGGCCGCGATGGCCCTCGCCGGACCGGTGTTCGCCCGGGGCGGCTACCTCGCCGTCGGCACGGCGAGCGTCCTGACCTGCCTGCTCGCGGCGGGCACGGCGACCCGCTTCCCCGAGCACCGCACCCCGGCCGCCGGCGCCGACCGCTGGACCGCGACCCTGCGGGCCGGGCTCGACGAGGCCCGCGCCGACCGTTCCGTACGCGGGGCGCTGCTGCTGGTCCCGGCCGTGACCGCCGTCTTCGGTGCCCTCGACGAGTACACACCGCTGCTCGTGCGCGCCACCGGCGTCGCCGCACCGACCGTGCCCTGGTACCTGCTGCTGATCTGGGCCGGCGCCACCGCGGGCGGCCTGCTGGCCAAACCCGGCTCCCGGCTCGGCAGCCGCGGACTCGCCGCGCTGCTGGCGGGCGCCGCGTGCGCGCTGGGCGTGGGCGCCGCGTCCGGCAGTCGGGCCGGTCTGGCGCTGGTCGCCCTGGCCTTCGGCGGCCTCCAGTTGGCGGTCGTGCTCGCCGACGCACGGCTCCAACGGCGCATCGAGGACACCGGCCGGGCGACGCTCACCTCGGTGGCGGGCTTCGGCAGCGAGCTGACCACGGTCGCCGTGTACGCGGGGTACGGGGCGCTCGCCACGGCCGCCGGCCACGCCACCGCGTTCGCCTGGGGCGCGGCTCCGTACCTGCTCAC
- a CDS encoding Lrp/AsnC family transcriptional regulator encodes MLNDLDERIVHALAEDARRSYADIGQLVGLSAPAVKRRVDRLRSTGAITGFTVRVDPVALGWETEGFVEIFCRRNTSPETIRRGLERYQEVVAASTVTGDADAVVQVFASDMRHFERVLERIAGEPFVERTKSVLVLSPLLRRFSSGAPT; translated from the coding sequence GTGCTGAACGATCTCGACGAACGCATCGTGCACGCCCTCGCCGAGGACGCGCGGCGCTCCTACGCGGACATCGGGCAGCTGGTCGGCCTGTCGGCGCCCGCCGTCAAGCGGCGCGTCGACAGGCTGCGCTCCACCGGCGCCATCACCGGTTTCACCGTCCGCGTGGACCCGGTGGCGCTCGGCTGGGAGACCGAGGGGTTCGTCGAGATCTTCTGCCGGCGCAACACCTCGCCGGAGACCATCCGGCGAGGTCTGGAGCGCTACCAGGAGGTCGTGGCGGCGTCCACCGTCACCGGCGACGCGGACGCGGTCGTGCAGGTCTTCGCCTCGGACATGCGCCACTTCGAACGCGTCCTGGAACGGATCGCGGGCGAGCCCTTCGTGGAACGCACGAAGTCCGTCCTGGTGCTCTCCCCCCTGCTGCGCCGCTTCTCGTCGGGAGCGCCGACGTAG
- a CDS encoding GuaB1 family IMP dehydrogenase-related protein — protein MRFLHDIKPPYDLTYDDVFMVPRHSTVGSRQSVDLSSPDGSGTTIPLVVANMTAIAGRRMAETVARRGGLVVIPQDIPIDVVTDVLTWVKSRHHVLDTPIVLAPHQTVADALALLPKRAHNAGVVVDANRRPVGVVTDQDLTGVDRFTQLEVVMSKDLLLLDADIDPREAFNRLDGANRRYAPAVDADGRLAGILTRTGALRATLYTPATDDRGRLRVAAAVGINGDVAGKAKQLLDAGVDTLVIDTAHGHQESMISALRLVRDLDPQVPIVAGNIVSAEGVKDLIDAGADIIKVGVGPGAMCTTRMMTGVGRPQFSAVLECAAEARKYGKHVWADGGVRHPRDVAMALAAGASNVMIGSWFAGTYESPGDLQHDANGRPYKESFGMASARAVRNRTSEESAYDRARKALFEEGISTSRMFLDPARPGVEDLIDAIIAGVRSSCTYAGAGSLEEFAEKAIVGIQSAAGYAEGKPLHASWS, from the coding sequence GTGCGTTTCCTCCACGACATCAAGCCGCCCTATGACCTGACGTACGACGACGTCTTCATGGTCCCCCGCCACAGCACCGTCGGCTCCCGCCAGTCCGTCGACCTCAGCTCCCCCGACGGCAGCGGCACGACCATCCCCCTCGTCGTCGCCAACATGACCGCGATCGCCGGCCGCCGCATGGCCGAGACCGTGGCCCGCCGCGGCGGCCTGGTCGTCATCCCGCAGGACATCCCCATCGACGTCGTCACCGACGTCCTCACCTGGGTCAAGAGCCGCCACCACGTGCTCGACACCCCGATCGTCCTCGCCCCGCACCAGACCGTCGCCGACGCCCTCGCCCTGCTGCCCAAGCGGGCCCACAACGCCGGCGTCGTCGTCGACGCGAACCGGCGTCCCGTGGGCGTCGTCACCGACCAGGACCTGACCGGCGTCGACCGCTTCACCCAGCTCGAAGTGGTCATGTCCAAGGACCTGCTCCTCCTGGACGCGGACATAGACCCCCGCGAGGCCTTCAACCGGCTCGACGGCGCCAACCGCCGCTACGCCCCCGCCGTCGACGCCGACGGCCGCCTCGCCGGCATCCTCACCCGCACCGGCGCCCTGCGCGCCACGCTCTACACGCCCGCCACCGACGACCGCGGCAGGCTGCGCGTCGCCGCCGCCGTCGGCATCAACGGCGACGTCGCGGGCAAGGCGAAGCAGCTCCTCGACGCGGGCGTCGACACCCTCGTCATCGACACCGCGCACGGCCACCAGGAGTCGATGATCAGCGCGCTCAGGCTGGTCCGCGACCTCGACCCCCAGGTGCCGATCGTGGCCGGGAACATCGTCTCCGCCGAGGGCGTCAAGGACCTGATCGACGCGGGCGCGGACATCATCAAGGTCGGCGTCGGCCCCGGCGCCATGTGCACCACCCGGATGATGACCGGCGTCGGCCGGCCGCAGTTCTCCGCCGTCCTGGAGTGCGCGGCCGAGGCCCGCAAGTACGGCAAGCACGTGTGGGCCGACGGCGGTGTGCGCCACCCGCGCGACGTGGCCATGGCACTCGCGGCCGGCGCCTCCAACGTGATGATCGGCTCCTGGTTCGCGGGCACGTACGAGTCGCCCGGCGACCTCCAGCACGACGCCAACGGACGCCCGTACAAGGAGTCGTTCGGCATGGCCTCCGCGCGTGCCGTGCGCAACCGCACCTCGGAGGAGTCGGCGTACGACCGCGCCCGCAAGGCGCTGTTCGAGGAGGGCATCTCCACCTCGCGGATGTTCCTGGACCCGGCCCGCCCGGGCGTCGAGGACCTCATCGACGCGATCATCGCGGGCGTCCGCTCCTCCTGCACCTACGCGGGGGCCGGCTCCCTGGAGGAGTTCGCCGAGAAGGCCATCGTGGGCATCCAGAGCGCGGCCGGATACGCCGAGGGCAAGCCCCTGCACGCCAGCTGGAGCTGA
- a CDS encoding sugar-binding transcriptional regulator, with the protein MAVSGMSAGRSAMRMGPAELVQAAAMARRFYLEGKSKIQIAEEFGVSRFKVARVLETALERDLVRIEIRVPAELDAERSDALRARYGLRHAVVVESPADVDESPDPENLGEVAADLLGELVTEGDVLGLAWGRSTIHMAAALDRLPPCTVVQLTGVYDAGTAERGSVEAVRRAAQVSGGDAHPIYAPMLLPDAATAAALRHQTGIARAFEYFDKVTVACVSIGSWEAGISTVHDMLSEEERSHYATLGVAAEMSAHLFDAEGRRVGRDLGERCITVTADQLRRVPEVVAIAGGQRKAAAIDAVLRSGLVTSLVTDTSAADALMTAGPSPRAALSRADPDGV; encoded by the coding sequence ATGGCCGTGTCGGGTATGTCGGCGGGCCGGTCGGCGATGCGGATGGGACCCGCTGAGCTGGTGCAGGCGGCGGCCATGGCACGCCGCTTCTACCTCGAGGGCAAATCGAAGATCCAGATCGCCGAGGAGTTCGGCGTCAGCCGCTTCAAGGTGGCCCGGGTCCTGGAGACCGCCCTCGAACGGGATCTCGTACGCATCGAGATCCGCGTCCCCGCCGAGTTGGACGCCGAGCGCTCCGACGCGCTGCGGGCCCGCTACGGCCTGCGGCACGCCGTCGTGGTCGAGTCGCCGGCCGACGTGGACGAGTCGCCCGACCCGGAGAACCTCGGCGAGGTCGCCGCGGATCTGCTGGGCGAACTGGTGACCGAGGGTGATGTCCTCGGGCTCGCCTGGGGGCGCTCCACCATCCACATGGCGGCCGCCCTCGACCGGTTGCCGCCGTGCACGGTCGTACAGCTCACGGGCGTGTACGACGCCGGGACCGCCGAGCGCGGCTCGGTGGAGGCCGTACGGCGGGCCGCGCAGGTCTCCGGGGGCGACGCGCACCCCATCTACGCGCCGATGCTGCTCCCGGACGCGGCGACCGCGGCGGCGTTGCGGCACCAGACCGGGATCGCGCGGGCGTTCGAGTACTTCGACAAGGTGACCGTCGCCTGCGTCTCCATCGGCTCCTGGGAGGCGGGCATCTCCACGGTGCACGACATGCTCAGCGAGGAGGAGCGCTCCCACTACGCCACTCTCGGGGTCGCCGCCGAGATGTCCGCGCATCTGTTCGACGCCGAGGGGCGCCGGGTGGGGCGGGACCTGGGGGAGCGGTGCATCACGGTCACGGCGGACCAGCTGCGGCGGGTCCCCGAGGTGGTCGCCATCGCGGGCGGCCAGCGGAAGGCGGCGGCGATCGACGCGGTGCTGCGGTCGGGGCTCGTGACGAGCCTTGTCACGGACACGTCGGCGGCCGACGCGCTGATGACGGCGGGGCCGTCCCCGCGGGCTGCGCTCAGCCGGGCGGATCCCGACGGGGTCTGA
- the rpe gene encoding ribulose-phosphate 3-epimerase, protein MAVQINPSILSADFARLADEARAVEGADWLHVDVMDNHFVPNLTLGVPVVESLARATDTPLDCHLMIEAPDRWAPQYVEAGASSVTFHAEAAAAPVRLAREIRAKGARASMALKPATPIEPYEDLLPELDMLLIMTVEPGFGGQAFLDIMLPKIRRTRELIGKHGLDLWLQVDGGVSAATIERCAEAGADVFVAGSAVYGADDPAAAVRALRTQAENVTAGASWACDH, encoded by the coding sequence ATGGCCGTGCAGATCAACCCCAGCATCCTGTCCGCCGACTTCGCGCGTCTCGCCGACGAGGCGCGGGCGGTCGAGGGGGCCGACTGGCTCCACGTCGACGTCATGGACAACCACTTCGTCCCCAACCTCACGCTCGGCGTGCCGGTGGTGGAGTCGCTGGCCCGGGCGACGGACACCCCGTTGGACTGCCATCTGATGATCGAGGCCCCCGACCGCTGGGCGCCCCAGTACGTCGAGGCGGGCGCCTCCTCCGTCACCTTCCACGCGGAGGCGGCCGCGGCCCCCGTGCGGCTCGCCCGCGAGATCCGCGCCAAGGGCGCCCGCGCCTCCATGGCCCTGAAGCCCGCGACGCCGATCGAGCCGTACGAGGACCTGCTGCCCGAGCTCGACATGCTGCTGATCATGACGGTCGAGCCCGGCTTCGGTGGCCAGGCCTTCCTCGACATCATGCTGCCCAAGATCCGCCGCACCCGGGAGCTGATCGGCAAGCACGGCCTCGACCTGTGGCTCCAGGTCGACGGCGGCGTCTCGGCCGCCACGATCGAGCGCTGCGCGGAGGCGGGCGCGGACGTCTTCGTCGCCGGCAGCGCGGTCTACGGCGCCGACGACCCGGCCGCGGCGGTCCGCGCCCTGCGCACCCAGGCCGAGAACGTGACGGCGGGCGCTTCCTGGGCATGCGACCACTGA
- a CDS encoding RsmB/NOP family class I SAM-dependent RNA methyltransferase — translation MSDQPRRPRKPGKPYRRPQKDPVRILAFEALRAVDERDAYANLVLPPLLRKAREKDGFDGRDAALATELVYGTLRRQGTYDAVLAACVDRPLREVDPPVLDVLSLGAHQLLGTRIPTHAAVSASVELARVVLGDGRAKFVNAVLRKVARHDLDGWLEQVAPPYDEDPEDHLAVVHSHPRWIVSALWDSLGGGRAGIEELLEADNERPEVTLVARPGRATAEELLREPAAEPGRWSPYAVRLTEGGEPGAVEAVREGRAGVQDEGSQLVALALANAPVEGRDALWLDGCAGPGGKAALLAALAAERGAALVAAEKQPHRAGLVANALHGNPGPYQVVTADGTRPAWRPGTFDRVLVDVPCTGLGALRRRPEARWRRRPEDLDGFAPLQRGLLEMALRSVRVGGVVGYATCSPHLAETRAVVGDVLKRHPGAELLDARPLLVGVPALGDGPDVQLWPHVHGTDAMYLALVRRVS, via the coding sequence GTGAGCGATCAGCCCCGCCGTCCCCGTAAGCCCGGCAAGCCCTACCGCCGGCCCCAGAAGGACCCCGTCCGCATCCTCGCCTTCGAGGCGCTGCGCGCGGTGGACGAACGGGACGCGTACGCCAACCTCGTCCTGCCCCCGCTGCTGCGCAAGGCCCGCGAGAAGGACGGCTTCGACGGCCGGGACGCCGCGCTGGCCACCGAGCTGGTCTACGGCACACTGCGCCGGCAGGGCACGTACGACGCCGTCCTCGCCGCCTGCGTCGACCGGCCGCTGCGCGAGGTGGACCCGCCGGTGCTCGACGTGCTCAGCCTCGGCGCCCACCAACTCCTCGGCACCCGCATCCCCACGCACGCCGCCGTCTCCGCCTCCGTCGAGCTGGCCCGCGTCGTGCTCGGCGACGGGCGGGCCAAGTTCGTCAACGCCGTGCTGCGCAAGGTCGCCCGGCACGACCTCGACGGCTGGCTGGAGCAGGTCGCGCCGCCGTACGACGAGGACCCCGAGGACCATCTCGCCGTCGTGCACTCGCACCCCCGCTGGATCGTCTCCGCGCTGTGGGACTCCCTCGGCGGCGGCCGGGCCGGCATCGAGGAGCTGCTCGAGGCCGACAACGAACGCCCCGAGGTCACCCTCGTCGCCCGTCCCGGCCGGGCCACCGCCGAGGAACTGCTGCGTGAGCCGGCCGCCGAGCCGGGGCGCTGGTCGCCGTACGCCGTCCGGCTCACCGAGGGCGGCGAGCCCGGGGCCGTCGAGGCCGTGCGCGAGGGGCGCGCGGGGGTGCAGGACGAGGGCAGTCAGCTCGTCGCGCTCGCCCTCGCCAACGCCCCCGTGGAGGGGCGCGACGCGCTGTGGCTCGACGGGTGCGCCGGGCCCGGCGGCAAGGCGGCGCTGCTCGCCGCGCTCGCCGCGGAGCGGGGGGCCGCGCTGGTCGCGGCGGAGAAGCAGCCGCACCGGGCGGGGCTGGTCGCCAACGCGTTGCACGGCAACCCCGGGCCGTACCAGGTGGTCACCGCCGACGGGACCCGGCCGGCGTGGCGGCCCGGGACGTTCGACCGGGTGCTGGTGGATGTGCCGTGCACCGGACTGGGGGCGCTGCGCAGGCGGCCGGAGGCGCGGTGGCGGCGCCGGCCGGAGGATCTGGACGGGTTCGCGCCGTTGCAGCGGGGGTTGCTGGAGATGGCGTTGCGGTCGGTGCGGGTGGGGGGTGTGGTGGGGTACGCGACGTGTTCGCCGCATCTCGCCGAGACGCGGGCGGTGGTGGGGGATGTGCTGAAGCGGCATCCGGGGGCGGAGTTGCTGGACGCGCGGCCGTTGTTGGTGGGAGTGCCCGCGCTGGGGGACGGGCCGGACGTGCAGTTGTGGCCGCACGTGCACGGTACGGACGCGATGTATCTGGCGCTGGTGCGCCGGGTTTCCTGA
- the fmt gene encoding methionyl-tRNA formyltransferase, translating into MKLVFAGTPEVAVPALDALIASGRHEVAAVVTRPDAPAGRGRRLIASPVAERAEEAGIEVLKPRRPRDEDFLARLREIAPDCCPVVAYGALLPRVALDVPAHGWVNLHFSLLPAWRGAAPVQHSLMAGDEITGASTFLIEEGLDSGPVYGTVTEEIRPTDTSGDLLTRLAFAGSGLLAATMDGIEDGTLKAVPQPAEGVTLAPKITVEDARVDWSAPALRVDRVVRGCTPAPGAWTTFRGERLKLIQLTLAPERTDLAPGALAVGKNSVHVGTGSYAVELLWVQAQGKKPMRAADWARGVRIAEEERLGG; encoded by the coding sequence ATGAAGCTCGTCTTCGCAGGCACCCCCGAGGTCGCCGTCCCCGCCCTGGACGCCCTGATCGCCTCCGGGCGGCACGAGGTCGCCGCGGTCGTCACCCGCCCCGACGCCCCGGCCGGACGGGGCCGTCGGCTGATCGCCAGCCCCGTCGCCGAGCGGGCCGAGGAGGCCGGCATCGAGGTGCTCAAGCCGCGCCGGCCCCGCGACGAGGACTTCCTGGCCCGGCTGCGCGAGATCGCCCCCGACTGCTGCCCCGTCGTCGCCTACGGCGCCCTGCTGCCCCGCGTCGCCCTCGACGTCCCGGCCCACGGCTGGGTCAACCTGCACTTCTCGCTGCTGCCCGCCTGGCGCGGTGCCGCCCCCGTGCAGCACTCCCTCATGGCGGGCGACGAGATCACCGGCGCCTCCACCTTCCTGATCGAGGAGGGGCTCGACTCGGGTCCGGTCTACGGCACCGTCACCGAGGAGATCCGCCCCACCGACACCAGCGGCGACCTGCTCACCCGGCTCGCCTTCGCCGGCTCCGGACTGCTGGCCGCCACCATGGACGGCATCGAGGACGGCACCCTCAAGGCCGTACCGCAGCCCGCCGAGGGCGTCACCCTCGCTCCGAAGATCACCGTGGAGGACGCGCGCGTCGACTGGTCCGCCCCCGCCCTCCGCGTCGACCGTGTCGTCCGCGGCTGCACCCCCGCCCCCGGTGCCTGGACGACCTTCCGCGGCGAGCGGCTCAAGCTCATCCAGCTCACCCTCGCTCCCGAGCGCACCGACCTCGCCCCGGGCGCCCTCGCCGTCGGCAAGAACAGCGTCCACGTCGGCACGGGCTCGTACGCCGTCGAGCTGCTGTGGGTGCAGGCGCAGGGCAAGAAGCCGATGCGCGCGGCCGACTGGGCGCGTGGCGTGCGGATCGCCGAGGAGGAGCGGCTCGGCGGCTGA
- a CDS encoding primosomal protein N', with translation MSSEDGTVGAGGEGVPPEQLALIRESVRKAKVPRAKPRTWRGAALAKELPVARVLVDKGVLHLDRYFDYAVPEELDEAAQPGVRVRVRFGAGGRTVREGRREGGSLIDGFLIERVAESDYAGPLAALAQVVSPEPVLDPELLGLARAVADRYAGSLADVLQLAVPPRHARAEARASDPPPAVPAPPEPGSWRRYGRGEGFLRALATGGAPRAVWTALPGPEWAEEIARAVAATLASGRGALVVVPSGRPAGRVDAALTALLGEGQHVVLTADAGQERRYREWLAVRRGAVRAVVGTRAAMFAPVRDLGLVVVWDDGDSGHSDDHAPFPHVREVLELRATRDRCAFLLGGWSCTVEAAQLVESGWAAPLVADREQVRAAAPLVRTVGDQDLARDEAARAARLPTLAWQTLREGLRHGPVLIQVPRRGYVPRLACAQCREPARCGRCAGPLEARDAGELRCVWCGTEEPAWHCPECGGFRLRAQIVGARRTAEELGRAFPAVPVRTSGREHVLDTVPGTPALVVSTPGAEPVAEGGYAAALLLDGWAMLGRPDLRAGEEALRRWIGAAALVRPQPAGGTVVVVAEPTLRPVQALVRWDPAGHAVRELGERRELGFPPVFRMAAVTGPVGAVTEFLEVVELPGDAETLGPVPVTAPAGAVPPTAAERALVRVPPGSGADLAAALKTAQAARMARGAGAEVRIRIDPPDIG, from the coding sequence GTGAGCAGCGAGGACGGGACGGTGGGGGCCGGGGGTGAGGGTGTGCCGCCGGAGCAGCTCGCGTTGATTCGCGAGAGTGTGCGCAAGGCCAAGGTGCCCCGGGCCAAGCCGCGTACCTGGCGCGGTGCGGCGCTGGCCAAGGAGCTGCCGGTGGCCCGGGTGCTCGTCGACAAGGGTGTGCTGCACCTCGACCGGTACTTCGACTACGCCGTGCCCGAGGAGCTGGACGAAGCCGCGCAGCCCGGGGTGCGGGTGCGCGTGCGGTTCGGCGCCGGGGGGCGCACGGTGCGGGAGGGGCGGCGCGAGGGCGGGAGCCTCATCGACGGGTTCCTGATCGAGCGGGTCGCCGAGTCCGACTACGCCGGGCCGCTGGCCGCCCTCGCCCAGGTCGTGTCGCCGGAACCCGTGCTCGACCCCGAGCTGCTGGGGCTCGCCCGCGCCGTCGCCGACCGGTACGCGGGCAGCCTCGCCGACGTGCTGCAGCTGGCGGTGCCGCCCCGGCACGCCCGCGCCGAGGCCCGCGCGTCGGACCCGCCACCGGCCGTGCCGGCGCCGCCCGAGCCCGGCAGCTGGCGGCGTTACGGACGGGGCGAGGGCTTTCTGCGCGCCCTGGCCACCGGCGGTGCGCCACGGGCGGTGTGGACGGCGCTGCCAGGACCCGAGTGGGCCGAGGAGATCGCCCGGGCCGTGGCGGCGACGCTCGCCTCGGGCCGGGGCGCACTCGTCGTCGTCCCGTCCGGGCGGCCCGCGGGCCGGGTCGACGCCGCGCTCACCGCCCTGCTGGGCGAGGGACAGCACGTGGTGCTGACCGCCGACGCGGGACAGGAACGGCGCTACCGCGAGTGGCTCGCCGTACGCCGGGGAGCGGTGCGGGCCGTCGTCGGGACCCGCGCCGCGATGTTCGCACCGGTACGCGACCTCGGCCTGGTCGTCGTCTGGGACGACGGCGACTCCGGGCACAGCGACGACCACGCGCCCTTCCCGCACGTCCGGGAGGTGCTGGAGCTGCGCGCCACCCGCGACCGGTGCGCGTTCCTGCTCGGCGGCTGGAGCTGCACGGTGGAGGCCGCGCAGCTGGTGGAGAGCGGCTGGGCCGCGCCGCTGGTCGCCGACCGCGAACAGGTGCGCGCCGCCGCGCCGCTGGTGCGGACCGTCGGGGACCAGGACCTGGCCCGTGACGAGGCCGCCCGGGCCGCCCGGCTCCCCACGCTCGCCTGGCAGACGCTTCGCGAGGGGCTGCGGCACGGGCCCGTGCTGATCCAGGTGCCGCGACGCGGGTACGTACCCCGGCTGGCCTGCGCCCAGTGCCGGGAACCCGCCCGCTGCGGGCGCTGCGCCGGGCCGCTGGAGGCACGGGACGCCGGCGAGCTGCGGTGCGTGTGGTGCGGCACCGAGGAGCCGGCCTGGCACTGCCCCGAGTGCGGCGGGTTCCGGCTGCGGGCGCAGATCGTGGGCGCGCGCCGGACGGCGGAGGAACTGGGGCGGGCGTTCCCGGCGGTGCCGGTGCGCACGTCGGGGCGCGAGCACGTACTGGACACGGTGCCGGGGACACCCGCGCTGGTGGTGAGCACGCCAGGGGCCGAGCCGGTCGCCGAGGGCGGGTACGCGGCCGCGCTGCTGCTCGACGGCTGGGCGATGCTCGGCCGGCCGGACCTGCGGGCCGGCGAGGAGGCGCTGCGGCGGTGGATCGGCGCGGCCGCGCTGGTCCGGCCGCAGCCGGCCGGGGGCACGGTGGTGGTCGTCGCCGAGCCCACGCTGCGGCCCGTGCAGGCGCTGGTGCGGTGGGATCCGGCCGGGCACGCGGTGCGGGAGCTCGGGGAGCGGCGCGAGCTGGGATTCCCGCCGGTGTTCCGCATGGCGGCGGTGACGGGACCGGTGGGCGCGGTGACGGAGTTCCTGGAGGTGGTCGAGCTGCCCGGGGACGCGGAGACACTGGGCCCGGTCCCGGTCACCGCCCCGGCCGGCGCCGTCCCGCCGACGGCGGCGGAACGCGCGCTGGTCCGCGTCCCACCGGGCAGCGGAGCGGACCTCGCGGCGGCCCTGAAGACGGCACAGGCGGCCCGGATGGCTCGGGGCGCGGGCGCGGAGGTGCGCATCCGGATCGATCCACCGGACATCGGCTGA
- the metK gene encoding methionine adenosyltransferase, protein MSRRLFTSESVTEGHPDKIADQISDTILDALLKEDPTSRVAVETLITTGLVHVAGEVTTKAYADIATLVRNTILGIGYDSSKKGFDGASCGVSVSIGAQSPDIAQGVDAAYENRVEGDDDELDRQGAGDQGLMFGYASDETPTLMPLPIFLAHRLSKRLSEVRKNGTIPYLRPDGKTQVTIEYDGDKAVRLDTVVVSSQHASDIDLESLLAPDIREFVVEPELKALLDDGIKLETEGYRLLVNPTGRFEIGGPMGDAGLTGRKIIIDTYGGMARHGGGAFSGKDPSKVDRSAAYAMRWVAKNVVAAGLASRCEVQVAYAIGKAEPVGLFVETFGTAKVDAEKIEAAIGEVFDLRPAAIIRDLDLLRPIYAQTAAYGHFGRELADFTWERTDRVDALREAAGL, encoded by the coding sequence GTGTCCCGTCGCCTGTTCACCTCGGAGTCAGTCACCGAGGGTCACCCGGACAAGATCGCTGACCAGATCAGTGACACCATTCTCGATGCGCTCCTGAAGGAGGACCCGACCTCCCGGGTCGCCGTGGAGACGCTGATCACCACCGGCCTGGTGCACGTGGCCGGCGAGGTCACGACCAAGGCGTACGCGGACATCGCGACGCTGGTGCGCAACACGATCCTCGGGATCGGCTACGACTCGTCCAAGAAGGGCTTCGACGGCGCCTCCTGCGGTGTCTCCGTCTCCATCGGCGCGCAGTCCCCCGACATCGCCCAGGGTGTGGACGCCGCCTACGAGAACCGGGTCGAGGGCGACGACGACGAGCTGGACCGGCAGGGCGCCGGCGACCAGGGCCTGATGTTCGGCTACGCCTCGGACGAGACGCCCACGCTGATGCCGCTGCCGATCTTCCTGGCGCACCGGCTGTCCAAGCGCCTGTCCGAGGTCCGCAAGAACGGCACCATCCCCTACCTGCGCCCGGACGGCAAGACGCAGGTCACCATCGAGTACGACGGCGACAAGGCGGTCCGCCTGGACACCGTCGTCGTCTCCTCCCAGCACGCAAGCGACATCGACCTGGAGTCGCTGCTCGCCCCCGACATCCGCGAGTTCGTCGTCGAGCCGGAGCTGAAGGCCCTGCTGGACGACGGCATCAAGCTGGAGACCGAGGGCTACCGCCTGCTGGTCAACCCGACCGGCCGCTTCGAGATCGGCGGCCCGATGGGCGACGCCGGCCTCACCGGCCGCAAGATCATCATCGACACCTACGGCGGCATGGCCCGCCACGGCGGCGGCGCCTTCTCCGGCAAGGACCCGTCCAAGGTCGACCGCTCGGCCGCCTACGCGATGCGCTGGGTCGCCAAGAACGTGGTCGCCGCGGGCCTGGCCTCCCGCTGCGAGGTCCAGGTCGCCTACGCGATCGGCAAGGCCGAGCCGGTGGGCCTCTTCGTGGAGACCTTCGGCACCGCCAAGGTCGACGCGGAGAAGATCGAGGCCGCCATCGGCGAGGTCTTCGACCTCCGCCCGGCCGCCATCATCCGCGACCTCGACCTGCTCCGCCCGATCTACGCCCAGACGGCGGCGTACGGCCACTTCGGCCGCGAACTCGCCGACTTCACCTGGGAACGCACGGACCGGGTGGACGCGCTGCGCGAGGCTGCGGGTCTCTGA